In Candidatus Kaistella beijingensis, a genomic segment contains:
- a CDS encoding DUF4386 family protein has protein sequence MVGIFENDTNFGSNKRTARIAGILYLIVVITGIVSLGYIPKQLIVWEDKVATFNNILKNENLYRIGVFSSVLCYLAFIFLPLVLRELLKTVNQFVANFMVVSVLVSIPISFFNLYSKYIILDIIHKEEYLKIYNESQLQSLVMFHLNRYEYGIFISTFFWGLWLFPFGYLVYKSGFIPKIFGILLMLGCFGYVINFFGNTLFANYQDIGISRIIGKIPSVAEIGICLWLLVIGIKKSKKIIMKTKKTEFEDFKINIKILLSGLWTSVMFLYIYADYFELYVPRKVEGLISGENLLNTPYKLLYATILLTVPSLMIFLSLILKPKINRILNISIAGFLALFTFLIGISSISEWRIFYVMLAFLESTLTFFIVWKAWTWKRILFWDKFILI, from the coding sequence ATGGTAGGAATTTTTGAAAACGATACAAATTTCGGTTCAAATAAAAGGACAGCAAGAATTGCAGGAATTCTTTATTTAATCGTAGTTATAACAGGAATTGTAAGTTTAGGATATATACCAAAACAATTAATAGTTTGGGAAGATAAAGTAGCAACTTTTAATAATATTCTCAAAAATGAAAACCTTTACCGAATTGGGGTTTTTTCGAGTGTACTCTGTTATTTGGCTTTTATTTTCTTGCCTTTGGTTTTAAGAGAATTGTTGAAAACTGTCAATCAATTTGTTGCCAATTTTATGGTGGTTTCTGTATTGGTGAGTATCCCTATTTCGTTTTTTAATCTTTATAGTAAGTATATTATTTTAGATATCATTCACAAGGAAGAGTATCTAAAAATTTATAATGAATCTCAACTGCAATCTTTGGTTATGTTTCATCTTAATCGATACGAATACGGAATTTTTATCTCTACATTTTTTTGGGGACTTTGGTTGTTTCCTTTCGGTTATTTGGTTTACAAATCTGGTTTTATTCCTAAAATATTCGGAATTCTTTTAATGTTGGGATGCTTCGGTTATGTTATTAATTTTTTCGGCAATACTTTATTTGCGAATTATCAAGATATAGGAATTTCAAGAATTATCGGTAAAATTCCTTCTGTTGCGGAGATTGGGATTTGTTTATGGCTATTAGTAATTGGTATAAAAAAATCAAAAAAAATTATAATGAAAACAAAAAAAACAGAATTTGAAGATTTTAAGATTAATATTAAAATTTTATTGTCCGGTTTGTGGACTTCGGTAATGTTCCTCTACATTTACGCAGATTATTTTGAGCTGTATGTTCCCCGAAAAGTTGAAGGATTAATTAGTGGTGAAAATTTATTGAATACACCATACAAATTGCTTTATGCAACCATACTTCTCACAGTTCCTTCATTGATGATATTTCTCTCATTGATTTTAAAACCTAAAATCAACAGAATTTTAAATATCTCAATTGCGGGATTCCTTGCTTTATTTACATTCCTTATTGGTATTTCATCCATTTCAGAATGGCGCATTTTTTATGTAATGCTTGCTTTTTTGGAGAGTACTCTTACATTCTTCATTGTTTGGAAAGCGTGGACTTGGAAAAGAATCCTCTTTTGGGATAAGTTTATACTGATATGA
- a CDS encoding Crp/Fnr family transcriptional regulator, with protein MIEVGIFNFFCNKLSEVYPMHDIDRELCYQYFEYFELPKNTLYEKQGEIPQYQNYILSGFMRKFHTDVDGNEITVEINSEPRFIASYMSLMERKPATETLQTITDCKILRIKRDDMDTVFEKGISVKQYTIQLFQNIIEEKNRKAFELATLSAEERYVKLLREAPQIVQNVPIQYIASLLGMKPESLSRIRKKLNK; from the coding sequence ATGATAGAGGTCGGGATTTTTAACTTTTTCTGCAACAAACTAAGTGAAGTTTATCCTATGCACGATATTGATAGGGAACTTTGCTATCAGTATTTTGAATATTTTGAGTTGCCAAAAAATACATTGTATGAAAAGCAAGGTGAAATTCCACAGTATCAAAATTACATTTTATCAGGGTTTATGCGTAAATTTCATACTGACGTTGATGGGAATGAAATTACGGTAGAAATCAATAGTGAACCTCGTTTTATTGCTTCTTACATGAGTTTGATGGAGAGGAAACCTGCCACAGAAACTCTGCAAACAATTACGGACTGCAAAATACTGAGAATTAAAAGAGACGATATGGATACTGTTTTTGAAAAAGGTATATCCGTAAAACAATACACCATTCAGTTATTTCAAAACATCATTGAAGAAAAAAATCGAAAAGCATTTGAGTTGGCTACTTTAAGTGCAGAAGAACGGTATGTGAAATTATTAAGAGAAGCTCCACAGATTGTTCAAAATGTCCCGATACAATACATTGCATCACTTCTAGGAATGAAACCCGAAAGTTTAAGCAGAATCAGAAAAAAATTAAACAAATAA
- a CDS encoding autotransporter outer membrane beta-barrel domain-containing protein — translation MKKSISIILLFLGILFSYAQAPQKMSYQAIIRNASGQLIQNQNVSVYVSILQGSPTGNLVYAETHNGTTNVNGLLTLQIGSGTVFAGNFSAINWSSGNFYLKTETDPSGGTNYTIAGTSQLLSVPYAMYANSAGSASGSSQWYVSGNNIYNANSGNVGIGMTNPTERLVVSGKTKTTDFQMTNGAGAGKVLTSDASGNATWQTSSSGFSLPYSGSGNTSNVAFQVSNYYNNGNGGVGISGSSSGSNSIGVQGSSNTGTGVKGSSIFAGIGVSGTSDDGIGGYFSSLSGLALQTGTGGTEINGALKITSGSPGNGKVLTSDANGNATWQENYSNTYLLIAKKSTNQIFQNSYYGTVQFDNNGGIFQNNKYYVPKNGYYHFDVNLKLVNNSGIASGSAWNDYVRITLLKNGTESIQDYILPGTGTNQVTLPTISFSANALLNENDYVEVQLTNISGVAITIDGSYGGYNSFGAYLLR, via the coding sequence ATGAAAAAATCAATTTCAATTATATTACTTTTTTTAGGAATATTGTTTTCCTATGCACAAGCACCTCAAAAAATGAGTTACCAAGCCATTATTAGAAATGCTTCGGGACAATTAATCCAAAACCAAAATGTATCTGTATATGTAAGTATTTTGCAGGGATCACCTACCGGAAATTTGGTATATGCCGAAACCCATAACGGAACTACCAACGTAAACGGACTTTTAACTTTGCAAATAGGCAGCGGAACCGTTTTTGCAGGAAATTTCTCTGCAATCAACTGGTCATCAGGAAATTTTTATCTGAAAACAGAAACCGATCCATCTGGCGGAACCAATTACACGATTGCAGGAACTTCGCAATTATTGAGTGTTCCGTATGCAATGTATGCCAATTCTGCAGGAAGTGCTTCCGGATCTTCGCAGTGGTATGTTTCTGGGAACAATATTTATAATGCCAACTCTGGAAACGTTGGGATTGGAATGACCAATCCTACGGAAAGACTGGTAGTTAGCGGAAAAACAAAAACCACCGATTTCCAAATGACCAACGGGGCTGGAGCAGGAAAAGTTTTAACATCTGACGCTTCTGGAAATGCAACTTGGCAAACATCCTCATCAGGATTTTCTTTGCCTTATTCAGGTTCTGGCAACACTTCCAATGTTGCATTTCAAGTTTCAAACTACTACAATAATGGTAATGGTGGAGTCGGAATAAGTGGAAGTTCGTCGGGTTCAAATAGTATAGGAGTACAAGGAAGTTCTAATACAGGAACTGGTGTGAAAGGAAGCTCTATTTTTGCAGGAATTGGTGTTTCTGGAACATCAGACGATGGAATCGGAGGATACTTCAGCAGCTTATCAGGATTGGCATTGCAAACCGGAACCGGAGGTACAGAAATCAACGGAGCGCTCAAAATTACAAGTGGTTCTCCTGGAAACGGAAAAGTTCTCACTTCTGACGCTAATGGAAATGCAACTTGGCAGGAAAATTATAGCAACACTTACCTGCTAATTGCAAAAAAATCAACTAACCAGATCTTCCAAAATAGTTATTATGGTACTGTACAATTTGATAATAATGGCGGTATTTTCCAAAACAATAAATATTACGTTCCCAAAAATGGCTATTATCATTTTGATGTGAATTTAAAATTAGTAAATAATTCTGGGATTGCTTCTGGTTCTGCTTGGAATGACTATGTAAGAATTACACTTTTAAAGAATGGTACAGAAAGCATACAAGATTACATTTTGCCGGGAACAGGAACTAACCAAGTCACGCTTCCTACGATAAGTTTTTCTGCTAATGCATTGCTAAATGAAAATGACTACGTAGAAGTACAGCTGACAAATATTTCTGGTGTTGCAATTACCATAGACGGATCTTATGGCGGTTACAATAGTTTTGGTGCATATTTACTAAGATAG
- a CDS encoding T9SS type A sorting domain-containing protein encodes MKNLVILFLISIVSQMQAQQAIVASGGNSNGSGGSASYSVGQIAYHAYSSSSGMVSEGVQQAYEITTLSTSETQNLVKNISLYPNPVQDVLYVDFHEESYKNSEFLLYDAQGKLIKQGQLNQKKNELNLSMLPQSMYILKVMQDGKNTKTFKIIKK; translated from the coding sequence ATGAAAAATTTAGTAATCCTTTTTCTGATTTCAATAGTCAGTCAAATGCAAGCACAGCAAGCCATTGTTGCTTCTGGCGGAAACTCAAATGGAAGCGGCGGTAGTGCTTCTTATTCTGTGGGGCAAATCGCGTATCACGCTTACAGTTCGTCTTCAGGAATGGTAAGCGAAGGTGTTCAGCAAGCGTATGAAATCACCACATTGTCAACTTCGGAAACACAGAATCTTGTGAAAAACATTAGCCTGTATCCAAATCCCGTACAAGATGTACTGTATGTAGATTTCCATGAAGAGTCTTACAAGAATTCTGAATTTCTATTGTATGATGCACAAGGAAAACTCATAAAACAAGGACAGTTGAACCAGAAAAAAAACGAACTTAACTTGAGTATGCTTCCTCAATCTATGTACATTTTGAAGGTAATGCAAGATGGAAAAAACACCAAAACATTTAAAATTATAAAAAAATGA
- a CDS encoding LytR/AlgR family response regulator transcription factor — protein MKSLNCIIADDDEIDRLLTLSFVKRFPEFNILGFCSNTEEALEIINQNKIDVLFLDIDMPGLSGIELRKKAADIPVCIYITSHPEFAVESFELDTLDFLVKPIKFQRFEQTANRIFDFFEMREKAQLFEASIGGDIIYIKEGHNQIKVKMHEILYLEALKDYTKIITPQRKHCVLASIGNLLKEKQFQSFIRIHRSFAVQKNFIEKMMTSELLLNNGTQIPIGRSYRENLKFL, from the coding sequence ATGAAATCCCTAAACTGTATCATTGCGGATGATGACGAAATAGACCGGCTTTTGACATTATCTTTCGTCAAAAGGTTTCCCGAATTCAACATACTGGGATTTTGCTCCAACACAGAAGAAGCACTGGAAATTATCAACCAAAACAAGATTGATGTCTTATTTTTGGACATTGACATGCCCGGTTTGTCAGGAATTGAACTCCGTAAAAAAGCTGCAGATATTCCCGTTTGTATTTACATTACTTCGCATCCGGAATTTGCAGTAGAAAGTTTTGAACTGGACACATTGGATTTTTTAGTAAAACCCATTAAATTTCAAAGATTTGAGCAAACCGCAAATAGAATTTTTGATTTTTTTGAAATGCGGGAAAAAGCCCAACTTTTTGAAGCAAGTATCGGTGGCGACATCATCTACATAAAGGAAGGACACAACCAAATAAAGGTAAAAATGCATGAAATTCTCTATCTAGAAGCTTTGAAGGATTACACCAAAATTATTACTCCACAGAGAAAACACTGCGTGCTTGCCAGTATTGGAAATTTATTGAAAGAGAAACAATTTCAATCTTTCATTAGAATCCATAGGAGTTTTGCCGTGCAGAAAAATTTTATTGAGAAGATGATGACTTCGGAATTATTGCTTAACAACGGAACTCAAATTCCAATTGGCAGAAGTTACCGCGAGAATTTAAAATTTTTATAA
- a CDS encoding tetratricopeptide repeat protein, which produces MLKKIFFFFFFSHLIFAQIPKSKDSLQIYLNTQAKDTLYIQALNDFAFINIQEGDYDKAEQMISQMEQLSQKLKYKTGFYKVANMKGVIEFSKQKPENALLYFQQCSEIIKKYKLEKKYYQNVLNNILIIYDQLGDRENATKYAMELIHFQEKNKLHPLKTSPYDQIGKNLKFYKKYDEALVYFSKSLLIETQNKNLSGMAISENNIATLYEDMDENTDAISHLKKGLQYAQKIDYKLLQTDLLTNLGRLFQKQNNDKEAEKYLLKSEKLCRELDAKSSLKIVCQNLGDLYQKKGKEQLALKYYNEALRISKTTSDPQLSYSINDVLAKLYANKNDFKSAYQFQQASISAKDSLFEIRTQENTENLLRKYEAEKKQQEIKTLTAEKNVQKLQIEVAEKNKKYFIIGSLLLAIIGGMFFYQGRNRKIANKKLQILNTELDKANKNKALFLGILNHDLRSPVASLVNFLKIQKNSPELMDEETRKRLNLQATTSAEKLLKNMEDLLLWSKSQMEKFEVQRKIFAVSDLFSDLKNEFSWVEETIIHFQNPENLELNSDKEFLKTILRNLIANSAKILTDKTNGKIVCAAKSTGNTVEISIKDNGGGSDLEKFSALYNDQGKIGIKNGLGLHVIRDLCKAINAEIKVNSDKIIGETEVVVYMRKI; this is translated from the coding sequence ATGCTAAAAAAAATTTTCTTTTTCTTTTTTTTCAGCCATCTGATTTTTGCACAGATTCCTAAATCCAAGGATTCTCTGCAAATTTACCTCAATACCCAAGCAAAAGACACACTCTATATTCAGGCACTTAATGATTTTGCTTTCATAAACATTCAGGAAGGCGATTACGACAAAGCCGAACAAATGATTTCGCAAATGGAGCAACTTTCGCAAAAACTAAAATACAAAACAGGTTTTTACAAAGTTGCCAATATGAAAGGCGTAATCGAGTTCAGCAAGCAAAAACCCGAAAATGCCTTACTTTATTTTCAACAATGTTCAGAAATCATCAAAAAGTACAAGCTCGAAAAAAAATATTATCAAAATGTTCTGAATAATATTTTAATTATCTACGATCAATTGGGAGATCGGGAAAACGCTACGAAATACGCCATGGAACTCATTCATTTTCAGGAAAAAAACAAGTTGCATCCGCTGAAAACCAGTCCTTATGACCAAATCGGGAAAAATTTGAAATTCTATAAAAAATACGATGAAGCGTTGGTGTATTTCAGTAAATCTCTATTGATAGAAACACAAAACAAAAACCTCAGCGGAATGGCAATCTCCGAAAACAATATTGCTACTCTTTATGAGGATATGGATGAAAACACGGATGCAATTTCACACCTGAAAAAAGGGTTGCAATATGCCCAGAAAATTGACTATAAATTATTGCAAACCGATTTGCTTACCAATCTTGGAAGACTTTTTCAGAAACAAAATAATGACAAGGAAGCTGAAAAATATCTGTTGAAATCTGAAAAACTTTGTAGGGAACTCGATGCCAAGTCAAGCCTGAAAATCGTGTGTCAAAATTTGGGAGACCTTTATCAAAAAAAAGGTAAAGAACAACTCGCATTGAAATATTACAACGAAGCACTTCGTATTTCCAAAACCACTTCGGATCCACAACTTTCTTATTCTATTAATGATGTTTTGGCAAAATTGTATGCCAATAAGAACGATTTCAAAAGCGCCTACCAATTTCAGCAAGCCTCCATTTCTGCCAAAGATTCGTTATTCGAAATTAGGACGCAGGAAAACACCGAAAATCTTTTAAGAAAATATGAAGCCGAAAAAAAACAACAAGAAATAAAAACACTTACCGCCGAAAAAAACGTTCAAAAACTGCAAATAGAAGTCGCCGAAAAAAACAAAAAGTACTTCATTATAGGAAGTTTACTATTAGCAATTATCGGAGGAATGTTTTTTTACCAAGGCAGGAACCGGAAAATAGCAAATAAAAAACTGCAAATTTTGAACACAGAATTGGATAAAGCAAATAAAAATAAAGCACTATTTCTAGGAATCTTAAATCACGATTTGCGAAGTCCCGTTGCTTCTTTGGTAAATTTTTTGAAAATTCAGAAGAACAGTCCCGAATTGATGGATGAAGAAACCAGAAAACGTCTTAATTTGCAGGCGACAACTTCTGCCGAAAAACTGCTGAAAAACATGGAAGACCTTTTGCTTTGGTCTAAAAGTCAGATGGAAAAATTTGAAGTCCAAAGAAAAATATTCGCAGTTTCGGACCTGTTTTCAGACCTGAAAAATGAGTTTTCTTGGGTCGAAGAAACCATAATACACTTTCAAAATCCCGAAAATTTGGAATTAAATTCCGACAAGGAATTTCTGAAAACCATTTTGAGAAACCTTATTGCCAACTCGGCAAAAATTTTGACAGATAAAACAAACGGAAAAATTGTCTGCGCCGCAAAAAGCACAGGAAACACTGTGGAAATCTCCATAAAAGACAACGGTGGCGGGAGCGATTTGGAAAAATTCAGCGCGTTATACAACGATCAGGGAAAAATTGGCATCAAAAACGGTCTTGGTCTGCACGTAATACGGGATTTGTGCAAAGCAATAAACGCTGAAATCAAAGTAAATTCCGACAAGATAATCGGGGAAACGGAGGTGGTCGTTTATATGAGAAAAATTTAA
- a CDS encoding DUF5675 family protein, giving the protein MKLELFRQYFPNGTNGELFFNGKKVCDTIELPWKENHRKISCVPEGVYRVRKRFSQRFKWHLEIIDVKNRDLILFHPANNALKELNGCIAPVSEISGEGKGIRSRIAFDKLKEILFPFLEKGFVIALTIKRP; this is encoded by the coding sequence ATGAAATTGGAATTATTTCGGCAATATTTTCCAAACGGAACGAATGGGGAACTTTTCTTTAATGGTAAAAAAGTCTGCGATACTATTGAGTTGCCTTGGAAAGAAAACCACAGAAAAATTTCCTGTGTTCCGGAAGGAGTTTACAGAGTCAGGAAAAGGTTCAGTCAAAGATTTAAGTGGCATTTGGAAATTATTGATGTTAAAAACAGAGACCTCATCCTGTTTCATCCTGCCAATAACGCACTTAAAGAATTGAATGGCTGTATTGCTCCCGTAAGCGAAATTTCGGGAGAAGGTAAAGGGATCCGCTCTCGGATTGCTTTTGATAAGTTGAAGGAAATCCTGTTTCCGTTTTTGGAGAAAGGATTTGTAATTGCATTAACCATTAAAAGACCATAG
- a CDS encoding DUF6943 family protein, translating to MLAHKVRTYSVHSPAPKTALYILSRGRNAGKPMFEPCPNCHIIYVTSSQELETYYWTFYAFWKHGFFHPHLCGSVIEMLRLCDLKSLMRNFIQPAFEKSCKTPEMVQKIKSTWELEQKTHKQMQLLQQLRHSLIRKYYLSI from the coding sequence ATGCTCGCACACAAAGTACGGACGTACTCAGTCCACAGTCCAGCCCCGAAAACGGCTCTTTACATCCTTTCAAGAGGAAGAAATGCAGGAAAACCGATGTTTGAACCCTGCCCAAACTGCCACATCATTTATGTTACAAGTTCGCAGGAACTCGAAACCTACTATTGGACATTTTATGCATTTTGGAAGCACGGCTTCTTCCATCCACACCTTTGCGGAAGCGTCATCGAAATGCTCCGCCTTTGCGACCTGAAAAGCCTGATGCGGAACTTCATACAACCCGCCTTTGAAAAGTCCTGCAAAACGCCCGAAATGGTTCAGAAAATCAAGTCCACTTGGGAATTGGAGCAGAAAACGCACAAACAGATGCAACTCTTGCAGCAGTTGCGGCATTCGTTAATTAGAAAGTATTATTTATCAATCTAA
- a CDS encoding phospholipase D family protein, which yields MAEFLNKKKLLEWIPKIIETAEKELIIISPYIQVSEKIFSLLKDAEKRGVEITLIYKEGELSDKERNKFNEIENLNLLYHSNLHSKCLYNEKYLMITSMNLYEYSQRHNREMGILFRRTDESTNWDDYRNSRDDDSVFQDAIEEIQSIINSAEFEKESFETKTIGFEMSIIKSNKDLAIEKCNLLNKFSKNKKFTAFQDGEDWLCRCDDFVDGVDLILEGHRISLKLNFEENRIEEIFNNLNTTKYYKNEDYRIVDCFRMFWTYHKSSPTLYSYSSHNLWDYDFDSKEFLQGYFNGLNEFFKLLKLEIQKTKK from the coding sequence ATGGCAGAATTTCTAAATAAAAAGAAACTTTTGGAATGGATTCCAAAAATTATTGAAACAGCAGAAAAAGAACTTATAATAATTAGCCCCTATATTCAGGTTTCAGAAAAAATTTTCTCGTTACTCAAAGACGCTGAAAAAAGAGGTGTTGAAATCACCCTCATTTACAAAGAAGGTGAACTTTCCGACAAAGAAAGAAATAAATTTAATGAAATTGAGAACCTAAACTTACTTTATCATTCCAACTTACACAGCAAATGCCTTTACAATGAGAAATATTTAATGATAACCTCAATGAATTTATATGAATATTCTCAAAGGCATAACCGCGAAATGGGAATCCTTTTTAGAAGGACTGATGAATCCACCAATTGGGACGATTACCGAAATAGCCGTGATGATGACAGTGTCTTTCAGGATGCAATAGAAGAAATTCAGAGTATAATCAACAGTGCAGAATTTGAAAAAGAAAGTTTTGAAACAAAGACCATTGGTTTTGAAATGTCAATTATAAAATCCAACAAAGATTTGGCAATTGAGAAATGTAATCTTCTTAACAAATTTTCTAAAAATAAAAAATTTACAGCTTTCCAAGATGGTGAAGATTGGCTTTGTAGATGTGATGATTTTGTTGATGGAGTAGATTTAATTTTAGAAGGCCATAGGATTTCTTTGAAATTGAATTTTGAAGAAAATCGGATTGAAGAAATTTTCAATAACCTTAATACTACAAAATATTATAAAAACGAAGATTACAGAATAGTAGATTGTTTCAGGATGTTTTGGACATATCACAAATCTTCACCAACCTTATATTCATATTCAAGCCACAATTTATGGGATTATGATTTTGACAGCAAAGAATTTTTGCAGGGATACTTTAATGGATTGAACGAATTTTTTAAATTGTTAAAATTGGAAATTCAAAAAACGAAAAAATAA
- a CDS encoding DUF5655 domain-containing protein — MLLFTNSKNSLLELKENSFKLEKDIQVLFEKNLCSITGLHFVKSEFTIKSNRIDTLAFDEDSKSFVIIEYKKSQNYSVVDQGVSYLNLMLEYKAEFIVEYNESQKKSLKRSDVDWSQSKIIFVSPSFNDFQKQSSNFKDLAIELWEIKKFENDVVVINPVKKSKSAPSIKQVQKNDSSEISKVIQQTKVYSEEDHLVGKSDDTVELYETYKSAILNLQNDLDIKPKKLEIGFTSKNKIFSDVCIQKNGLKFFINLKKGKLDDPKKIARDVSSVGHWGNGDYEIIVEDTKNLEYIMSLIKQAIEK, encoded by the coding sequence ATGCTGTTATTTACAAACTCAAAAAATTCGCTTTTAGAGCTGAAAGAAAATTCTTTTAAACTCGAGAAGGATATCCAGGTGTTATTCGAAAAAAACCTTTGCTCAATTACCGGCCTTCACTTTGTGAAATCTGAATTTACAATAAAAAGTAATAGGATTGATACTTTGGCTTTTGATGAAGATAGTAAATCATTCGTGATAATTGAATACAAAAAAAGTCAGAATTATAGTGTGGTTGACCAAGGAGTATCTTATCTTAATTTAATGCTGGAATACAAAGCTGAATTTATTGTTGAATATAATGAATCTCAAAAGAAAAGTTTAAAAAGATCAGATGTGGATTGGTCCCAAAGCAAAATTATTTTTGTTTCTCCTTCTTTTAATGATTTTCAAAAGCAGTCTTCAAACTTCAAAGATTTGGCAATTGAATTGTGGGAAATTAAAAAATTTGAAAACGATGTGGTAGTAATTAATCCTGTTAAAAAATCTAAATCTGCACCAAGTATTAAGCAAGTTCAGAAAAATGATAGTTCAGAAATTAGCAAAGTAATTCAGCAAACGAAAGTATATTCAGAAGAAGATCATCTTGTAGGGAAGTCTGATGATACTGTTGAATTATACGAAACCTACAAAAGTGCCATTTTAAACCTGCAAAATGACCTGGATATTAAGCCTAAAAAATTAGAAATCGGATTTACTTCGAAAAATAAAATTTTTAGTGATGTCTGTATTCAAAAAAATGGATTGAAATTTTTTATAAATCTGAAAAAAGGAAAACTGGATGATCCTAAGAAGATTGCTCGTGATGTTTCTTCAGTGGGGCATTGGGGAAATGGCGATTACGAAATAATTGTTGAGGATACTAAAAATTTAGAATATATTATGAGTTTAATAAAACAGGCTATAGAAAAGTAA
- a CDS encoding master DNA invertase Mpi family serine-type recombinase, which yields MIYGYIRVSTDKQTVENQRYEINQFCEKSIVVVDKWLEETISGSKKLEERKLGKLLKKMKKGDVLICSELSRLGRNLLMIMGILNECMNKDIQVWTIKDNYRLGSDINSKVLAFAFGLSAEIERNLISQRTKEALARKKAEGVILGRPKGRKSAKTKLTGQEKKIKELLDKKVSYSAIGRILNVHRLTVSAFVKEKMN from the coding sequence ATGATTTACGGTTACATTAGAGTGAGTACAGACAAACAGACAGTAGAAAACCAACGCTACGAAATTAACCAGTTTTGCGAAAAAAGTATTGTGGTGGTAGATAAATGGTTGGAAGAAACCATTTCCGGTTCCAAAAAACTCGAAGAAAGAAAACTCGGCAAGCTTCTCAAAAAAATGAAAAAAGGAGATGTGCTCATTTGTTCCGAACTTTCTCGTCTCGGAAGAAACCTTTTAATGATTATGGGAATCTTGAATGAATGTATGAACAAAGATATTCAGGTTTGGACGATTAAAGACAATTACCGTTTGGGAAGCGACATCAATTCAAAAGTTCTGGCATTTGCTTTTGGCTTATCCGCAGAAATAGAACGCAACCTCATTTCACAAAGAACCAAAGAAGCATTGGCAAGAAAAAAAGCAGAAGGCGTCATTCTCGGTCGTCCAAAAGGAAGAAAATCAGCAAAAACTAAACTCACAGGACAGGAGAAAAAAATCAAAGAACTTCTGGACAAAAAAGTTTCATATTCAGCTATCGGCAGAATCCTGAATGTTCACAGACTTACGGTTTCGGCTTTTGTTAAGGAGAAAATGAATTAA
- a CDS encoding TaqI-like C-terminal specificity domain-containing protein — protein MSVFVSQNSENCSFSNSESWVILSPIEQSIKRKIEAVGKPLKDWDINIYRGILTGYNEAFIIDGKKKNQLIAEDPKSAEIIRPILRGRDIKRYTYDFADLYIITTFPSLKIDIEQYPAVKAHLLSFGYDRLKQTGHTGARKKTNNQWFETQDTISYKDDFSKQKIMYPNMTKFLPFYFDEKGFMQNDKSFMITGKYLYFLTAFLNSSLFKFCFKDNFPELQGGTRELRKIFLDKIPVITVDEFQNIRFKDMVLSCQDLASKGICSKDVERELDEAIFDLYSLTEEEKQIIGFIEIL, from the coding sequence ATGAGCGTTTTTGTTAGTCAGAACTCAGAAAATTGTAGTTTTTCAAACAGCGAAAGTTGGGTGATTTTAAGTCCCATTGAGCAAAGTATTAAGCGAAAAATAGAAGCGGTTGGGAAACCTTTGAAAGATTGGGACATTAATATCTACAGGGGAATTCTTACTGGCTATAACGAAGCATTTATTATAGACGGAAAAAAGAAAAACCAATTGATTGCGGAAGATCCAAAATCAGCCGAAATAATACGACCGATTCTCAGAGGACGCGATATTAAGCGGTATACATATGATTTTGCTGATTTGTATATTATCACAACATTTCCCAGTCTAAAGATTGACATTGAGCAGTATCCTGCGGTTAAGGCTCATTTATTAAGCTTTGGATATGACCGACTGAAACAAACGGGTCATACTGGCGCAAGGAAAAAGACTAATAATCAATGGTTTGAAACACAAGATACGATAAGTTATAAGGACGATTTTTCTAAGCAGAAAATTATGTATCCTAATATGACCAAGTTTTTACCATTTTATTTTGATGAGAAAGGCTTTATGCAAAATGATAAATCGTTTATGATTACAGGCAAATATCTTTACTTTCTTACTGCATTTTTAAATTCATCACTGTTTAAATTTTGTTTCAAAGATAATTTTCCAGAATTACAAGGTGGAACAAGAGAATTACGGAAAATTTTTCTTGATAAGATACCGGTAATTACTGTTGATGAATTTCAAAATATTAGATTTAAAGATATGGTACTAAGTTGTCAGGATTTGGCTTCAAAAGGGATTTGTTCTAAAGATGTTGAAAGAGAACTAGATGAAGCCATATTTGATCTTTATTCTTTAACAGAAGAAGAAAAACAAATTATCGGCTTCATTGAGATTCTATAA